In a genomic window of Mycolicibacterium neoaurum VKM Ac-1815D:
- a CDS encoding tyrosine-type recombinase/integrase, with protein sequence MPRQRMAPGEHGKITVGRRGELFCATTYVRLHNGKLREREASSRKSAEDARRELKRRIQAELAAGQPTGAINQRTTLTELFEVWLPAKVAENGIGERTATLYRDTWRLHGDGQLGALRVGELSTSRADAYLKALLPAPATYMRVILSGMYSLAVRFDVIAHNPIRETRTNKAERKPARALTTMEFERVRAAVAAFCNRKGPGPRRGRMLPAFVELLAATGARPGEVLAIRWEDVDLLGTPPTVTVTGTVVDSGRVAGKPLHRQDSRKGGAPAHTVSLPTFGVEVLTELYAVTGPEGTVLANRDGGLVALTNIRSALREALADHEDLRWVTPHSFRRTVATVVRDGLGVEAAQRQLSHTQLATTEGHYVERVTVGPDTRAVLESWASNQP encoded by the coding sequence ATGCCTAGGCAGCGGATGGCGCCGGGCGAGCACGGCAAGATTACCGTGGGACGACGCGGCGAGTTATTTTGTGCCACAACCTATGTTCGGCTGCACAATGGAAAGCTGCGTGAGCGTGAGGCGTCGTCACGGAAGTCGGCCGAGGATGCGCGGCGGGAGCTGAAACGTCGGATCCAGGCTGAGCTTGCCGCCGGGCAGCCCACGGGCGCGATCAATCAGCGCACTACGCTGACCGAGCTGTTCGAGGTGTGGTTGCCGGCCAAGGTCGCAGAGAACGGCATCGGCGAGCGCACCGCCACGCTCTACCGCGACACTTGGCGGCTGCACGGTGACGGTCAGCTCGGCGCGTTGAGGGTGGGAGAGCTGTCGACGAGCCGAGCGGATGCCTACCTGAAGGCGCTGCTGCCAGCGCCGGCGACCTACATGCGCGTCATCCTCTCGGGCATGTACTCGCTGGCCGTCAGGTTCGACGTGATCGCGCACAATCCGATCCGGGAGACCCGGACCAATAAGGCCGAGCGGAAGCCGGCCCGCGCGCTCACGACGATGGAATTCGAGAGGGTGCGCGCGGCCGTCGCGGCGTTCTGCAACCGCAAGGGGCCGGGGCCGCGGCGCGGGCGGATGCTCCCAGCGTTTGTGGAGCTGCTCGCGGCCACCGGGGCGCGGCCGGGGGAGGTGCTGGCGATCCGCTGGGAGGACGTCGACCTGCTCGGCACGCCGCCAACCGTCACGGTGACCGGGACGGTGGTTGACTCGGGCAGGGTCGCTGGGAAGCCTCTGCATCGCCAGGACTCACGCAAAGGCGGCGCTCCAGCACACACCGTCAGCTTGCCGACGTTCGGCGTCGAGGTGCTCACAGAGCTGTACGCGGTGACCGGCCCGGAGGGCACGGTGCTGGCCAACCGGGACGGCGGCCTGGTGGCCCTGACCAACATCAGGTCGGCTCTGCGGGAGGCGCTGGCCGATCATGAGGATCTCCGGTGGGTGACACCGCATAGCTTCCGCCGCACGGTGGCCACGGTGGTCCGGGACGGGCTCGGCGTGGAGGCGGCGCAACGTCAGCTCTCGCACACGCAGCTGGCGACGACCGAGGGGCACTATGTGGAGCGCGTCACAGTCGGGCCGGACACGCGGGCGGTGCTTGAGTCGTGGGCCAGCAACCAGCCTTGA
- a CDS encoding helix-turn-helix domain-containing protein, which produces MKAIAEPQPDDDDRLSQLWPVEAVMARLSVGKSTVFALITSGELRSVKVGRRRLISEAAIREFIQKVDNGGSAA; this is translated from the coding sequence ATGAAAGCAATCGCCGAACCACAACCGGACGACGATGACCGACTCAGTCAACTTTGGCCGGTAGAAGCAGTGATGGCCCGGCTGTCAGTTGGCAAGTCGACCGTCTTCGCACTGATCACGAGCGGGGAGCTGCGCAGCGTCAAGGTGGGTCGACGCCGACTGATTTCCGAGGCCGCCATCCGAGAGTTCATCCAGAAGGTCGACAACGGGGGCAGCGCCGCCTGA
- a CDS encoding tyrosine-type recombinase/integrase, with product MSAKETPEVSRVRQRAYRLNLRLIKSGEAVQLRDQDGTIKHSGSLASADAYMERIRSWQRGGSVPKSVPVEWVPLIDGYLKEQDAAGFSQSTVKLRREQLGNMAREIGVTPDNATRQTLTAWLARHREWKPETRRSMFSTLKSFCIWASDNGWFATNPAAELPKVRLPPPAARPAPDDIWHTSIARARGNPRVTLLLRLASEVGLRRAEAARVSTDDLMGGLGRAQLLVHGKGGKKRVVPISDSLAAAIAAGAAGHTTGAPSTGWLFPGSKPDAHLTPKQVGDLIRTVMPEGWSMHTLRHRFATRAYRGSRNIRAVQTLLGHASVATTERYTAVDDDEVRAAMLSASDWGDVSDS from the coding sequence ATGAGCGCGAAGGAAACTCCCGAGGTCAGTAGAGTCCGACAGCGCGCGTACCGGCTCAACCTGCGACTGATCAAGAGTGGCGAGGCGGTGCAGCTTCGCGACCAGGACGGCACGATAAAGCACAGCGGCAGCCTCGCCAGTGCAGACGCCTACATGGAACGCATCAGGTCATGGCAACGCGGGGGCAGTGTTCCGAAAAGCGTTCCAGTCGAATGGGTCCCATTGATAGACGGATACCTGAAGGAACAAGACGCTGCAGGCTTCTCGCAGAGCACTGTCAAACTACGACGCGAACAGCTCGGCAACATGGCCCGCGAGATCGGCGTTACTCCCGATAACGCCACTCGCCAAACCCTTACAGCGTGGCTCGCCCGGCATCGCGAGTGGAAACCTGAGACCCGCCGCAGCATGTTCAGCACACTCAAGAGCTTCTGCATCTGGGCAAGTGACAACGGGTGGTTTGCGACCAATCCAGCAGCAGAACTTCCGAAAGTGCGATTACCGCCGCCAGCAGCGCGGCCTGCACCCGACGACATATGGCACACATCGATCGCCCGGGCCCGCGGTAACCCCAGGGTCACACTTCTGCTGCGGTTGGCGAGCGAAGTCGGCCTGCGCCGAGCTGAGGCCGCCCGTGTCAGCACAGACGATCTGATGGGCGGCCTCGGCCGAGCGCAACTGCTGGTGCACGGCAAAGGCGGGAAGAAACGCGTCGTTCCGATCAGCGATTCGCTCGCCGCTGCGATCGCAGCAGGCGCTGCTGGACACACAACAGGGGCACCTTCGACCGGCTGGCTGTTCCCCGGGTCCAAACCGGATGCTCACCTGACACCAAAGCAGGTGGGCGACCTCATCCGGACAGTGATGCCCGAGGGCTGGAGTATGCACACTCTGCGGCATCGGTTCGCCACCCGCGCGTACCGCGGCAGTCGCAACATCCGGGCTGTGCAAACGCTTCTCGGACACGCTTCGGTGGCCACGACGGAACGGTACACCGCGGTCGATGACGACGAGGTCCGGGCCGCTATGTTGTCCGCGTCCGACTGGGGGGACGTCTCCGACTCGTGA
- a CDS encoding zinc finger domain-containing protein: MLYGASQRTAERAIADLKNAGLIRVVRVGFNNNHGRAAAPIYEIQQTTDSATQVSASLADDTDTQMAESTRTDADTQMAESPDTHTDTHEANARYRQNGDRYRQNGDRYRHPDVVLDVSIDGSIDEKKGLRFRGTSPGGGSCAPTAGGYDIADMTIECPHCHAPAHHPCKQETGEPKQLPCMRRWRSERVAAI; the protein is encoded by the coding sequence GTGCTCTACGGTGCGTCGCAGCGCACCGCCGAGCGTGCTATCGCAGACCTGAAGAACGCCGGGCTGATCCGCGTGGTCAGGGTCGGGTTCAACAACAACCACGGCCGTGCGGCGGCGCCGATATACGAGATCCAGCAAACAACCGATTCCGCCACTCAGGTGTCGGCATCGCTTGCCGACGATACCGACACCCAGATGGCGGAATCGACCCGCACCGATGCCGACACCCAGATGGCGGAATCGCCTGACACCCATACCGATACCCACGAGGCGAACGCCCGATACCGACAAAACGGGGACCGATACCGACAAAACGGGGACCGATACCGACACCCAGATGTCGTACTTGACGTTTCTATTGACGGTTCTATTGACGAAAAGAAGGGGTTACGTTTCAGGGGTACGTCACCAGGCGGCGGCAGCTGCGCGCCGACCGCCGGCGGCTACGACATCGCCGACATGACGATCGAGTGCCCGCACTGCCACGCGCCCGCACACCATCCGTGCAAACAGGAAACCGGCGAACCCAAACAGCTCCCGTGCATGCGACGCTGGCGATCCGAGCGAGTCGCCGCGATATGA
- a CDS encoding HK97 family phage prohead protease, producing MRTLVRNNLCRSLPFTAVRTAGDTGDADNDDGRNFQGYGAMFNTPTRIDSWEGTFDEQIAPGAFRKSLRELAPKFQFDHGRHSLFGSLPCGVITDIHEDERGLYVAARMAAAALWEPLREAIASGAVDGMSFRFSVVREEWRDTKGKLVQPEDVKRILYNGEQPERAPLLRTLKEVRMAEVGPVVWPAYSSTSATLRAHQSGSTITSSTARRRLKLLSLERN from the coding sequence ATGAGAACCCTAGTGCGCAACAACCTCTGCCGATCGCTGCCGTTCACCGCGGTCCGCACTGCGGGTGACACCGGTGACGCCGACAACGACGATGGCCGCAACTTCCAGGGCTACGGCGCCATGTTCAACACCCCCACCCGGATCGACTCCTGGGAGGGCACATTCGACGAGCAGATCGCGCCCGGCGCGTTCCGCAAGTCGCTGCGCGAGCTGGCCCCGAAATTCCAATTCGACCACGGCCGGCACTCACTGTTCGGCTCACTGCCCTGCGGAGTGATCACCGACATTCACGAAGACGAACGTGGCCTGTACGTCGCAGCGCGGATGGCCGCGGCCGCGCTGTGGGAACCACTGCGCGAGGCCATCGCCTCCGGCGCCGTCGACGGTATGAGTTTCCGGTTCTCCGTGGTCCGGGAGGAGTGGCGCGACACCAAGGGCAAGCTCGTCCAGCCCGAGGACGTCAAGCGGATCCTGTACAACGGCGAGCAGCCCGAACGCGCACCCCTGCTACGCACCCTCAAAGAGGTCCGCATGGCTGAAGTCGGCCCGGTCGTCTGGCCGGCCTACAGCAGCACCAGCGCAACTCTGCGCGCCCACCAATCTGGCAGCACTATCACCAGCTCCACAGCCCGACGCCGCCTCAAACTGCTCTCCCTGGAAAGGAACTGA